In Gadus chalcogrammus isolate NIFS_2021 chromosome 1, NIFS_Gcha_1.0, whole genome shotgun sequence, the sequence CTCTTGTGCTGTTTGTTGAGGTTAtatctcccttctcctctcgcAGTTACAGGTTCACACTGGACGACCTTTACCCCATGATGACGGCGGTCAAACACCGAGCAGAGCTGTACGACGATTGGGCCTCTCGCGTGGCCGAGACACTCGACGCCAggctggagaagaagaagggtgAGGACACGCCGGCCCTCGCTGATCTGCCATTCTCcgttacaattttttttattccctCAAGGCTGCGTTGAGTTTGATATCAAGTCTTGAAAGCAGAGTGAGTCATCGGTGTGGTCCAttgtcctttttctttttatcttttaGGTCTGAGCGTCTTTCGCTCCCTCGTCTCTGAGTCGGACTCAAACATCTTCCCCGACAACGACCTCCTCTTCAGGCTGCGGCTGGTCACCAAGGACGCAGAGAAATGCTCCTCGGTGGCACAGCAGCTTCTGGGCGGCAAGCGGCAGACCAGGTGCCGTTGGAAACACTACCATCGCCACCACCATAACACCCCCACCATAACACCCCCACCATAACACCCCCACCATTCCACCAGCATGACACCGCCACACCCTTAACACACCGCAAGGGAACCCTCCAGTGTTCCTGGTATCGAGTAGCCTGCACAATGACTCCCTGGCTTGACGTGTTGCTTTGCGTTGTCCTCATGGGTTATCTAGGTTTCGGTGTGGGGGTAAATCCCAGAGTCTGCtgacggtggaggagctgaggtcGTTTGTGAGACAGCTATACAACCTTCCCTGTAGCCTCACCCAAGCACCGCTGCTAAAGGTAGGCAGGGCCTCCTCCAGTCTGTCAGGACGCACAGGATAAGGTTTCATTTGATTATGGTGGTTATGATGCATGCACATCTCACTCTTGGCCACCTCCGTGTCTGTTCTTAGAAACTCCTGAACGACATCGAGGACTTCCAGCAGCACAGCGAGAAGGTCCTCTCCGAGGCCGTGTCCAGCGTGGTGGAGATCCAGGGCCTGCTGGACGTCAGCTTCGACTTCGACGTGGAGCTGCCGGAGCTGCCCTGTCTGCGGGTGAAGCTGGAGCATGCGCGCTGGCTGGAGGGGGTGCAGCAGGCCACCGGCCagccctccaccctcaccctggAGGCCATGAGGAGGCTTATCGACCAGGGGCTGGGCCTGGCCCCCCACCCATCGGTGGAGAAGGCCATGGCCCGCCTGCAGGAGCTGCTCAGCGTGGCTGAACACTGGGAGGACAAGGCGGGCAGCCTCCTCAGAGCCAGGTGAGAGCACTGGCACTCGGTCTACCGTCGCTGAGGGTGCGGTCTCTAGTCTGAAGAGGTCCAGTAATGCACCACGAGACGAGGAGATGGATTAACAAAATGGGTTACCACTTTTATCgtaacctttttttattttttactggtTTATGTGATACGTCAGTACCCCTGATTTTGCTTCATTGTAATTCCAGCGAAAGCAAAACGCTGCCGCTAGAGTATTCAACAAGACCAACAAAAAGTGAGCATGCAAATGTAGTTCTGCCCTTGTCTCCTTGGTGCGAACACAGTGCACCACTGTCAAGAGCACTGTCACAAGAGCTGTACAATGGCATGGCTCTCTGGTTTTTGCATTTGTGCCTTTCACGCATCAACAGATAAACACCCTGTTTTGAGGGGCCAGACCTTTTTGTGTCCTCCATCTATACTTATATATAGATACTTATTCTACTTTTATTGCCATGTCCCATCACTAGCGGGATGGTAATAATTTTGAAGATAACCGTTATTCACCTACTTTCTCTGGCATTTTATTCTCCAAGGATTGACAAAGGCTCCTTAGGGTTTATAATTCAAATCCTCCACCTCAAACTGATGAGGAAAAGAGTACATGTGCATGAATAAAACCTTTTATCATAACCTAAGGAAGCCCCCAGCAGCCAAGGGCACCTCTCACGCAAAAGTAGTCCTGTACATAGTGTTGCATGCGTGCAAAAAGGAATGACGCTACTGTCTTTACGTGCATCAAACAGGACCGATGACTGcaggtttgttttgtttcttacgCCTTTGCCTTGCTCCGtcagtcccccccaccccatagAGACCCTCAGCGCTGCGGCTGAGAAGGCGTCTGCCATCCCGGCTCAGCTGCCCAACTGTCTCCTGCTCAAGGCCTCAATCAGGACCGCCAGAGAGtggctgcaggaggcggaggagcagcAGGTCAGGACACGCGTGTCAAGAAAGCACCCGCTATCTGTGTTGGTAGGATGCGCTGCAGATTGTGACTCTCGGCCGTTGTCCTTCAGGCTGGAGGCACCGTGCCCACGGCAGACGCGCTGGCCGACATGGTGCTCCGGGGCCAGGCCATCCAGGTCCATCTGGAGCCCCTGGAGAGATTCAGGTCCTTGTCGGCAGAAGTGCAGGAATGGAAGGAGTCGGCGGCCTCCATGCTTCTGAAGAAAGACTCCCCCTTCACTCTACTGGAGGTCAGTAAATGGTTTTAATACGACCCCTGGTCTAGCTCCGATGTTAACTTGGCTTCAGCATGTTCGCACCAAAGTCTCCAAAAAGATGATCATTTATTATTTTGGATCCTAGATTCTATGTCCGAGATTTGAGGTCGGAAGCGTAGGTTCTCCGAAGAGGAAGCCCAAGAAGGCTTCCCAGCAGCCTGGCAAGAAGAAAACGGTACCGCTTGACTCTCTGGCTGACATCGAGAAAGCTCTGTCAGAGTCCAAGGATTCATCCTCTGCTGTAAGTTCACTCACTTCCCCATCTCCTGGCATGAAGGCATGTTCGTGGTCCCTCTATGGATCCAGTCCTGTTCATGAGGCGCGACTGGTTAATGAGCGTGGGCCTCTTCCCCAGGCCGCCACCCTGGAGGAGCTGCGCCTCCGGGAGATGGACGCCCTCGCCGCTCTCCGGGCGCACAACGAGTCCAAGCTGCTGCCCTCGGGCGACTGCATGGAGCTCACGGTGTGCCTGTGTCACAAGACGCCCATGGGCGCCATGCTGCAGTGCGAGCTCTGCCGCGACGCCTTCCACAGCGTGTGCGTGCGGGACCCGGGCGGGAGCCCCGCGGAGCGGCCGTGGCTCTGTCCGCCCTGCCGCCGCTCGGAGGCGCCGCCCATGGCCGAGGTCCTCTCCCTGCTGGCGGCGCTGGAGCGCACGCGGGTGCGCCTGCCCGAGGCCGACGCCCTCCACTTCCTGGTGGAGCGGGCGGTGAGCTGGCAGCACCGAGCGCGGCAGACCTCGGACGAGCTCCGCCTCCAAGAGATGCAGGAGGGCCCCGGGACTCCGCCCGTCCTGACCCGCTGGGCCTCGGGGAGCACCACGGCCGACAGCAACGCCCAGGTCTGTGGGGGCCACGCGCCCTCTTGTCAGGGGCCCTGGCTTtgagtgggggtgtgtgtgtgacgcttaACCGATGACGTTGTCGTCTTTCCTCACCCAGGCTCCGTACCTCACGCCCGAGTGGAACAAGACCAGCCTCCCGCAGACGGTCTTCTACACGGAGCAGAAGTGCATCCCCCTGCAGGGTGAGCGCTAGTGGCCCCCTGCTGCATTCCTCCCCCCTTTTTCGGAAGAAGGGAACCGCGGTGTGAGGCTCCTCATTAATATGGTAACACGGTCGCCCCGTTTCAGGTCTGAgtagggagctggaggagctgatggtggAGGGCCTTCTGCTGCCGGTGTCGCTGCCCGAGACCCAGGACCTCTACCACGTCCTGCTGCAACGGCCCCTGAGCCCGCCCCCGGCCGGGTGCCTGTCTCCACCGCTGGACGACTCCAGCGACTGCACCGAACACCTCCAGCTCAGCAGCCAGGAGAAGACTCTGTCGTGGGCCGAGGTAAGGCCACCGGTTCCCCCCCGAGATCAGGCACCAAAGATAAACAGCTCAATAAACCTCCCCCGTCCTTTTACAAACACGGGAGCGTGCCGCCTTTAACCTCTCCGCCCGTTTCAGGACGAGGACGGCAGCGCGCTCAGCGCCTCCGAGAAGACCGGCAAGCGGCACCTGGCGAGGGAGGGCGTGAAGGCAGAGGGCCGGCCGGGGAAGGACAAGAAGCCCCACTACAAGAGGCAGAAGATGAACAAGgacaagagcctggagcgccgggcggcctccacctcctcgtccccGCGCTCAGACTTCTCCCAGTCGGACGACTCGGACGAGGAGATGTCCGAGTGTCCTGCGGAGAGCTGCCAGCAGCCAGAGGGAGACGAGGTAAACAAGCTCAGCGCTGCAGAGATGTTTTGCTGTCCCAGTCTACGTTGGACTCTATGTTTGTTGCAGTCCCAAGGTCAAAGAGCAGATGCATAACATCTCAAGACCACATGCCATTAGGCCCTATGTGATGTTTATGCTGCTCAGTTACAATCACGTGCCCCATTTAGTCCCTGAAATCTCCTCCGATATTTGGGGCTAAATGGGGCTAAAGTCCATTGTTCAGACAACAATGGACATTATAGGTTCTCCTCCCTGGCCCACCTCCAAACCTCTCCTTCATTGGTCATACTCTCCCTCAAATGTGTTTTGTAAAGCTCgccactgctctctctcaccacaGATATTTAAATATGTGGGGAATCTTGGCATCACATGTAGCCAGCACTTCCCCCCTCAGCCTCTAACCATTTTCAAGTGACACGCATTAGGACTCAAATTACCCATGCATTTTTTCAAAGGAGCTAACACACCAAAAATGCCTCATAGCTGAGACGCACAAATCTTGTagaatgagagggagatggCCAATGGTTGTCTCACCGCTTATCTTCGACAGGCTGGCCATCACCTGGCCATCACCACAACCAATCAACAGCTTCATACAATAACTAATTGTCCAATAAACCCCTCAAATGAACACATAAACaacaaggagagaggggaaggatgtaacaaacccaacaaacaaaaccacaGCCCCTGACGCTGGACAAATGAGTTATTaatggatgtgtgggtgtgtctccaGGTGGACTGGGTCCAGTGTGACGGGCGCTGTAACCAGTGGTTCCACCAGGTGTGCGTCGGCGTGACGACCGAGCTGGCGGAGAAGGAGGACTACGTTTGCGTGGGCTGTACGATAGACGATGGACACCTGAGGCAATGAGGGGAGATCTTAACGACGTGGACAATTAATGACCTTTTACGAGCCACCTCGTCACACGACTCTCCGTCTGTAACAACGGTGCTATCCTCTCAGATTTGACTCCTACTGGCCGAGAACACAACGGTCcactttgtttttgtatttttacatatatatatatatatattatatatagttctTTCTTCATATGAAATGTTGTGGTTaacaaaatgataaaaaaaaaaatacaggatGTCGTTGTGTGCTGCATGAGATTCCCTCTGTGTGAAGGAGTCTTAACTAAAGTAATGCACCGTGTCAAGATTTTGAAGCATAGTCGAACCTTCTATGGAACCGCGTCgcatgcataaacacaaaaGGGGTGAAATGTTTAGCGATTTTCATCCCCTTTTCccttaaaaaatgaataattactaatgtttttgtttttttaaccccTGGTGTTTAGTACATGCATCTTCTATGATTATTTCTGTTTTTTGTAGAATAGATTTATTTATCTGAGCAATAATGTTTGTCTGATTTGACCTAGCTTGATCCTGCTGGACTGTCGGGGTGCTTTAGCGacggtgtgtgagagtgtatatgtccgtgtgtgtgagtgtgatgtaCAGAAAAGCTCAAAGTTGGCTGGCAGCTGTGAAGAGATATCTCGGCAGGCTGAAGAAAATAAACTGCATACAGTTACTGCCACAGCATGCGATCTGGTTAAGGGCAGCCTACCCCTTGGGAAAGATTTTCGGTAGTTAAAGACGTTGCGGGTTTTTATCGTGGAATAAACTACGTTTTGTTCTACAAAGTCTTTCAATTGTTTCACTTGATCTTGTGCAAATGTATATGACTGTTCTATTATTTTACAGTCGGCTCTATTCCTACATctagaattctgactttaatctcagaattctgacactaaAATCAGAATATAAAGCAAAATAAATTCACATGTGTCCCTAATCCTGTTCCGTACACATCTGTTCCCCTCTTCTTATGTATCCTTAAGACATGATGTGTTTAAATAGGTCGTGATATGATTCCCATCCAATGTCTCCTCCCTCAGAGGCGGGACACGTCCATACCACTTCCAAAATAGGGTGCAAAAATAATTGCACTGCCATCGGGGGGCGGGGTGCTGGGAGGGAGATCCCCTCCCTCGGGCCCCCTCAGTCACTGTTATCATACCTGACCCGTCGCCTGTATCACACAGGTCAGATGCAAGCAGCTCAATAAAACACATTAAACCTACAGGCAGTGTTTAGTGATGTCCACCGACCGGAGTAAGAGGGGCGAGAGAGCgcaggacgctgaggacgaggACGACCTGGACGCGCTGTTGGCGACTCTGACGGCCGACGAAGTGAAAGAGTTGGAGGGCGAATGCATGGTGATTGATCCCGACCCCGGTGTGCCTGTTGGGCTGCGGCAGAGAAATCAGACCGAGAAGACCCCCTCGATAAGTTATGATAGAAAGGCAATGCTTGACTTCTGTGAGGAAGAGACCAAGAAACTAATTCAGCGGGAATTGTCTATTGAGGTTGGcattttgttgtgtgtttcgAGCTGAAAGGCTAACCATGTCCCTTAAGATACGTTTTCGATCTTGAGCACAGACATTTGGGGGAAGAGATGCTACACCACTTGTTATATATTATCTAATGTTGGAGCTATCGTCTATTTGCCTCGTATACTGAGgtatttatttagaaattgAAAGTGGGTATTTGGCCAGGCGCATCTTAAAGGTTGGCCCTTGACTGGCAGGAGCCAGGCTCTGGGATGGATACGTTGGCCTTACTATTAAAAGAAAAGTTGACATTTTATCTACATCCACTAATTTATTACTTCATTATTTTGACATCTATCCTTGATGGGACTGAAATAGTCCGAATTGATTCATGTTGAGAGACTTGCCTGAACCATGTATATACATGTAGCCTGCTATGGCTATGTAAACGTGCAGGGATATGTGAGGAAGATTCATTAATCCCTCGACATATGGCTCCGGTCAGACCATGCTGCCTTTTAAGGTCAAGCCGGGGTTCGCTGAGCTCTATCGTGCTCAGAATGATATTCAATAAAAGCGGCTTTCAATGACTCGGTCTACTAAAAAATGTTTGAACTTATTGAACTATTCCAAAACCTTACTATTGAGTTTAATTTACATTTGTATGTAAAGTTTTCCTTGGACATTGGCTGTACATTGACATACGTTAAATTGTATTGCCAGAGATGCGTGTTATTCTTCTAAATCCTGATCTCTCTCTGAAGGGGGAGCCAAACACTGACGGGGacgggagagggagtgagagcggGCCAAAGGGCTGTGGCTCCTCGACTATGCAAGGAGAAGACGCTACAAACACAGCAAAGACGTCTAAAGGCAGAGCAGAGACGCTGCTGAATAAATGAACGAAGTGGGACGTTGATTATAAAAACACCATAGAGGATATCATTGGAGGACATTTTGTGATTTGAGGCCGCTGAggaaattaaaatacattggGAATAAGAAAAAGCAGAGTGCAAGAGATGAAGCATGAGGGAACGAATGgcacaagaaaaataaaatggaagCAATGGAAACATAAGTAGACTATAACGTAGGCCTAGCAGAATGACCATATTCACATGACAGGGTGAAACAGGGTGCAGCAGCTATATTTGGATCCCCTTAAGCAATACAGGGAAATGACCTGAGTTGACCTGAGCTGAGTGATGACAAACCAGCCGCCAGCAAGGTCTAAACATACACCCTGCATGTGTTCATACTTTTATACTATGTTTTAACCCCAGTGCATGTACAGTGTGCCTGCAATGGGTTTATTGGCACGCAGAGATGAGCGAACACAGGCCTGTGCAGCCTCATCCGGACACTCTACACCTTACCCTGGTAAAATACAGATTCTAATCTGATTTCCAAATAGAACTGTACAGTAGAGCACAGAACTATGGAAACGTCTCCAATGCTTACTGATCCTACAACCTGCCCCCGACGCGTTTCACTGAGCGGTAATAGATACGAAAGGACTTCATAGGGGACAAGAGATTCAAGAAGGCTTACCGGATCTTCCCATTGATTTCACGATTGATCAACGCAAGACTCctataaagaaaacaaaatgtgTGGGGAATCGTTTCAGGCCCCctatccgtctccctctctttctccagtgAAACCACGTTTGTTCGGATGGAACCACCTAATTCTACCAAGACACCATTAGAGATGGACCCTGCTGGAGAATAACATTCCACTGGACTCGACACGACTCAACTTGAAATCGATATATATATGTTCTATATTGTTAAACTTGTTGTTTAATGCCACAAGAACACTTTCAATAAGTGAATTATTAGTGCCAGGTAAATTGGATTTTTCATTTAGTAAAAcaaaaatgctatatatatttttaaagatactacaaatacatttttggtaCCCATCTGACAAGCTGAATGTCTTCAAATCGTATATCCAACTGTTAAAACTGAGATCATGAGGACATTAAATGCAGTGGGGAATGTATTTTGATGTGTAATAAATGTGTTGTAACCGATGATACTCTGAGTGACCTTAGATTATTACCACAATGAattggaaatgtttttttattgcttaaagcaaattcaattattttatCTTGTGTCCACTTTTTACTTACATTTGGGATTTGGCCGAACAAGCTTTCATGTAAAATGACACTTCAGTACATTCTGATACGTCTTTAACTTAATGAATAAATGACAGGTGTACTAAGCGATGAGTTTTAGAATTAGCTAGATTTAGAATTACCACACACTGCCTGTTGACTCAATAAGTCAGGCGTTCCCCTCACATGAATTCAATGTCCATATTTGGCCATTCTAATGAGAAAGTTATGATGTAAGTTCTCCACTGGTCCTTTCAGATATTGGGCTGTGGCCAGTTGGGTGTCTTTTTCTTTAGCTTGGTGCATTGACATTGTAAAAGGCATTGCCAGCAGTCAGTGAAAGAGACCCATAGTAATCTGAACTATGAATACACAGGTTAGAAGAACTGTATTCTCACAGGATCCAACCTTTGTCAGGATAATAGTATACAGTATTCAAGAATACATGTACATAAATTAATATTTTCCCATTGCAAAATTGTTATTCAACAGTGCACCATTAAAGGAAAACACGTAGGATTCAGTTTAGGCATTATACCATTTGATAAAATCCTTGTGTGTGGTTGCCAAAAGTGTGTTTAACACAAATTGTTGAGGTTTCAAATACACATATCTTGAGTTGTCGATAATGAAAAGGCAAGCCTCATTATTATTGCCGTTTCACTAGATAAATTGATCACAATCGCTGAGGTTTGTGTATACATATACAGGACATTGACATGTAGATAAATGTAAAGGTATTTTGAACAAGACAAGGAAGAGGTTAACAATGAATCTAAAACTTGAATAATTGTGTATTATAGTCAAAATGTTAGGGCTCTATTTCAGTGTGCTGTTTCTTTCTCCCTAATGCTGAAGGCTTTATCGATATAATAGGTTTAGATCCATCCCACTCTCTTAACCCACGTCTCCATCTGATTATTAAACTTTAGACTAATTATAATGTAGGCCTAGCCTATAATCACaccaggacagaggaagaaattGTTTAAGAAGTAGTGGCATAACCAAAAACATTATAgtgcctaatttatttatttcaaataagAAGGGATGTAtttccataaaaaaataaaaacatttaattaacgataaataaatgtaataaaaccACTTTAACCTTATTGGCTGCTGACGAACCAATCGGCAGCCCCTACTACAACCCTTCCGTACATTCACGCTGAGTGTGATTTTCTGCACATAGCGGAGCACGGTAAGTGACTTCAAATCTTTTCCGGTGTCGAAATATGCATTTAGTATGTGATAGTTGAGGCCTAAACACAGGTTGTTCTGCATATCGCTTTGAAAACAAAAGGGCTTAATTTTTTGTACGTGAAATGATTATAACTAATTCGGGTAAGAGAGCTAGGCTAACTAACCCGAGTCCGAGTAGCTATTATCGGCTAATAACTAGTTCGCCATTAGAGCAACTTCTACTGTTTTTTTCATCAGTATTGAACTAGGGTCACTGTCTTGCAAAAGCTAAATATGAGAGTACATACACGGGGTGTAAACGtccaacaaaataatttaactACAGTAACGGGCTCGGTTGTTTTTCCACGCCTTTGGATCTGCTAACTCCTAGCCTCCCTGTCCTAGCCGCTAGCGCCGGGCTGTAAAGGGAGGCTAACATTCACCAACACGGGTTTATTAATACCAGGCGAGCCGACGGCCTGATCAGACGGGATCGATCATAACTAGACGTAGCACGACACGTCCCTGGCGAAGGACTGTCCACCGCGTCGTGGCTCCAATAACCAGCCTTGTTTTGGACTTGATGGGGGATTTATTTGTGGTAAAACGTTAGCATGTGGAGCCCGATGTCGTCTAGGTGTGTAATGCTGGGGTACCGAGCCGAGGGGTTCACGCCTGAAAGGCGTTAACACACCTAGACGACATCAGCTCCAACGAGGAGCCACAGTTAGGGCAACGTTTGGGCTGGAGTCAGCACGACGCATTTCCACGGTTCCCCTCACGTTATAACTTCTAGAGCCGCTGCGTCGGGTGTGTGTCGGTTGTTTGAGCTCACAGCCCCACCCTTCCTCTAGGAAGCGGCGGATAAAGCCCCACATAAACACTAGTATAACTTAGTTGGGTGATATTGAGATCATAACTCTTGCTCGCACAGTGCGATACAAATGGGCAGAATTAAAATCATGTTGGATTTATGTCTACTATGAAGTTATTTCAAACTATTATCGTGTTTGGGGAAGCCACTGCGCAAAGCAGAGCTGAAGCTGAGTTGTGGCCTGTTACTTTGTCGACAGTAGAAAATATTGGCGCAGCAATTATCGAGAGATTTTCACAATACTTAGTTGAAGGCCTTTATTTGAACGCGTTTCCTTTAATTAGCCCTAATGGCATAATTATCCCAGAAGACGGTGTATACTTATTTGCCGTTTTTCTATTCTGATCCAAAAAAAATCAAGCTGCCTTTATATAAACGcctatctttaaaaaaaaaaaaatggtaaagATCATGAAACCAGATGTTGTAGGACAATCATAACTTGCCACATCGATACATGTGTGATATTCCACACTTTAAACACTGCATTACAAATCTAATCTCTAAATCGAGTTATCTTTTTAAAGGAAATGCAGTGTGTAAAGTTATTACTCTGACTGTTCTTCCTGTTTGAAAACAGTTCTTGTTTCCTGTGGGAATTCGTTTGGAGAAGCCTAGCTTGTTGGGTCTCAGCACGGCTCAGCACCTGCCCTCAATATCAGCCTGCTACAAGGTCTGCTGGACCCTCCTTGCCAGATGTAGAGGGAGCTGTCATCGACAGCAGCTGTGTACACGGTAGGTCTTTTCTCGTAAGTGATTAAACGCAAGCTTAGCATATTAAGTTATTCAAAGCTATTTAGCACCTGTTGAACTTGATTGTTGTTTCTTACTATTATGTTTTACTACCTGATATGAAAACTTCAATTTTGTAGTATGCAGTTGAATGCTATGCAAAGAGACCGCTCATATTAATTAATGCTTTCCCATGTTGTGGCATTTATATTTATGATTTTACACGAAAAATGTCATattgctctttttattcctgtTATAAAAGCCCTATAAGTATCGCCAGATGATTCATTAAACTGAGGTGCATCATATCTCTTGCCATCATTCTAACATGGTGGCTGATGCTGTCTCCTCTGATCTCTGGTTCAGTGTTTGTCTGACACTCTTGAGTGGGGGGTGGTCATTACAATGGCCCTTTGTAGAATGCCTCATGTGTCCGTCTTTCATTGTGGGCTTCTGCGTGTGCTTCATTCGTCGTAGTTAGAATTGCAAATGCTGGTTGAGTGTGACAgagtgtttttttgtattgtgtGGCCCAGTGTTCGACAAAGGTCCCACAGTAATGATTCAAGTCTGTGATCGGCAAACCCGGTATGATTAGTAGATTCAAAGAGCCTCTTTAATGATATTTCTCTGCGCACACGCCCACCCCCTTTGACATTTTTGAATCAAAGTGGCCTCATATTAGCATGATATATGCCTTGTGCTGCCTTTCCAGAGCAGTGGTTGCTTTTGTTAGCATAGGGTTAGGTTTTTGTAGTTTTGTGTCTTGTGCTACTATATtttgggaacatgttttggTTAATTTTAGGAGAATATCACTTTAAAGATGCACTATTTGAAGCTAATTGGACTATTTCGGTGTACCATCAAATGGGATTCTCATTTCATTCTGGCGGTTGACAACAGGGCATTCATCGCATCCAGAACATCTGAGACACTGTACTGTGCCTTGGCTACACAGCTGGCTTTTTGATGCTTACCACCACTATACTAAAggtccttgtttttttttttacttcaaaatcAATACACAATCAGTTCAAGTAGCTGTGGTAAGAGGCAAAGCGGCTCAtgggaaatgtatttttttctgcGATTGCAATCTTCTAAATATTCTCGTGAGCCTTTAAACATGATATGGAAATAACCCAGCCTAAAAGAACCTAAAAATACAGGTtataaacatttaaatgtatgttaTGTCTGCATTTATCATCTAGATGTTAATTAAACGATAGTTCAATTATATCACTCTACTTATTTTGGAaaaagaaggtgtgtgtgtgtgtgtgtgtgtgtgtgtgtgtgtgtgtgtgtgtgtgtgtgtgtgtgtgtgtgtgtgtgtgtgtgtgtgtgtgtgtgtgtgtgtgtgtgtgtgtgtgtgtgtgtgtgtgtgtgtgtgtgtgtgtgtgttct encodes:
- the kdm5bb gene encoding lysine-specific demethylase 5B-B isoform X3, which codes for MSRPRTDEFKPPPECPVFEPSWEEFGDPFAFINKIRPIAEKTGICKVRPPPGWQPPFACDVDRLHFVPRIQRLNELEAQTRVKLNFLDQIAKFWDLQGCPLKIPHVERKILDLYRLNKLVADEGGFDLVCRDRRWTKIALQMGFAPGKAIGSHLRAHYEKVLYPYNLFQSGANLLASEPAAKVTRLDADPEYEKYMLKPTLAADSQASKDLMAHDAPPRDPQQPERGCPNAYGAKHLKSEGVQMKTEPGEGCDNRPNLRRRMGSFVAKPEPEKEHAITVKQEPVEVKEPVIEADKIKSRYKKNLPPVPLIPPSPVDLVVCLVCGSGADEDRLLLCDGCDDSYHTFCLIPSLQDVPKGDWRCPKCLAQECSKPQEAFGFEQAYRDYSLRAFGQMADAFKSDYFNMPVHMVPTELVEKEFWRLVGAIEEDVTVEYGADIASKEFGSGFPIPNGRFKVSPADEKYLKCGWNLNNMAMMDPSVLTHVTADICGMTLPWLYVGMCFSSFCWHIEDHWSYSINYLHWGEPKTWYGAPGSAAEQLEAVMKKLAPELFDSQPDLLHQLVTIMNPNTLMAHGVPIYRTNQCAGEFVVTFPRAYHSGFNQGFNFAEAVNFCTTDWMPLGRQCVDHYRLLNRYNVFSHDEMVCNMASKAGTLDVVLASAVHRDMALMIREEKVLRDAVKKLGVSRCQESKYDHLQDDERQCVKCRTTCYLSAVTCPCSPGVLACLHHIHDLCPCPVSNYTLNYRFTLDDLYPMMTAVKHRAELYDDWASRVAETLDARLEKKKGLSVFRSLVSESDSNIFPDNDLLFRLRLVTKDAEKCSSVAQQLLGGKRQTRFRCGGKSQSLLTVEELRSFVRQLYNLPCSLTQAPLLKKLLNDIEDFQQHSEKVLSEAVSSVVEIQGLLDVSFDFDVELPELPCLRVKLEHARWLEGVQQATGQPSTLTLEAMRRLIDQGLGLAPHPSVEKAMARLQELLSVAEHWEDKAGSLLRASPPHPIETLSAAAEKASAIPAQLPNCLLLKASIRTAREWLQEAEEQQAGGTVPTADALADMVLRGQAIQVHLEPLERFRSLSAEVQEWKESAASMLLKKDSPFTLLEILCPRFEVGSVGSPKRKPKKASQQPGKKKTVPLDSLADIEKALSESKDSSSAAATLEELRLREMDALAALRAHNESKLLPSGDCMELTVCLCHKTPMGAMLQCELCRDAFHSVCVRDPGGSPAERPWLCPPCRRSEAPPMAEVLSLLAALERTRVRLPEADALHFLVERAVSWQHRARQTSDELRLQEMQEGPGTPPVLTRWASGSTTADSNAQAPYLTPEWNKTSLPQTVFYTEQKCIPLQGLSRELEELMVEGLLLPVSLPETQDLYHVLLQRPLSPPPAGCLSPPLDDSSDCTEHLQLSSQEKTLSWAEDEDGSALSASEKTGKRHLAREGVKAEGRPGKDKKPHYKRQKMNKDKSLERRAASTSSSPRSDFSQSDDSDEEMSECPAESCQQPEGDEVDWVQCDGRCNQWFHQVCVGVTTELAEKEDYVCVGCTIDDGHLRQ